The Armatimonadota bacterium genome has a window encoding:
- a CDS encoding L-fucose/L-arabinose isomerase family protein, with product MRSPKVGILTFSDGRPHVHEELLPLTRQFQDRLAARLRAAGWEVVTGREIVWTTDLAQSEGRYLAAQGVEATIFNYAIWAWPHYSAIAAQFVPGPILLLSNVNPQYPGLVAMLSAAGSLDQVGVFHGRVSGDIDDDAVFGRVQQFLRPAVARNRLRGQVYGVMGGRSMGMYTAVPALDQWRRDFGIDIEHIDQFEIVRRAEQVPDARAEAAIAWLQRHGATIHYDGQKLTPELLRRQIKAYHAVRQLVAEWRLDFCGIKGQPEMTTHFATVDVAEAFLNDPYDWEGPHEPIVCATEADSDGALTMQIFKHLAGTPVLFADVRHYDTADDVWDLCNSGQHATYFAGRSFDPAVNLKRVHLYPAIIYFPAGGASVMHVAAPGQVTLARLARRNGKYWMAIVPAEFVEFPPEVEAEKVAATTPQWPHAFARFRVPAEQFLAEYDSNHIHGVYGDWVAELVWFCRMSGIEPRVFA from the coding sequence ATGAGGTCTCCGAAGGTCGGCATCCTCACCTTCTCCGACGGCAGGCCCCACGTCCACGAGGAGCTTCTCCCCCTCACCCGGCAGTTCCAGGACCGCCTGGCGGCGCGGCTGCGCGCCGCCGGCTGGGAGGTGGTGACGGGCCGGGAGATCGTCTGGACCACCGACCTGGCCCAGAGCGAAGGGAGGTACCTGGCGGCCCAGGGCGTCGAGGCCACCATCTTCAACTACGCCATCTGGGCCTGGCCGCACTACTCGGCCATCGCCGCCCAGTTCGTCCCCGGGCCGATCCTGCTCCTCTCCAATGTCAACCCGCAGTACCCGGGGCTGGTGGCCATGCTCTCGGCGGCGGGCAGCCTGGACCAGGTAGGGGTCTTCCACGGCCGCGTCTCGGGTGACATTGACGACGACGCAGTCTTCGGGCGGGTCCAGCAGTTCCTCCGCCCGGCGGTGGCGCGGAACCGGCTGCGCGGCCAGGTCTACGGGGTAATGGGCGGGCGGTCCATGGGCATGTACACTGCCGTCCCCGCCCTGGACCAGTGGCGGCGGGACTTCGGCATCGACATCGAGCACATCGACCAGTTCGAGATCGTGCGCCGGGCGGAACAGGTCCCCGACGCCCGCGCCGAGGCGGCCATAGCCTGGCTGCAGCGCCACGGGGCCACCATCCACTACGACGGCCAGAAGCTGACGCCGGAGCTGCTGCGGCGCCAGATCAAGGCCTACCACGCCGTGCGCCAGCTCGTCGCCGAGTGGCGGCTGGACTTCTGCGGCATCAAGGGTCAGCCGGAGATGACCACCCACTTCGCCACCGTGGACGTGGCCGAGGCCTTCCTCAACGACCCCTACGACTGGGAGGGGCCGCACGAGCCCATCGTCTGCGCCACCGAGGCGGACAGCGACGGCGCCCTGACCATGCAGATCTTCAAGCACCTGGCCGGGACACCCGTGCTCTTCGCCGACGTGCGGCACTACGACACCGCCGACGACGTCTGGGACCTGTGCAACTCCGGGCAGCATGCCACCTACTTCGCCGGCCGCTCCTTCGACCCGGCGGTGAACCTGAAGCGCGTCCACCTCTACCCGGCCATCATCTACTTCCCCGCTGGCGGAGCGTCGGTCATGCACGTGGCCGCCCCGGGACAGGTGACGCTGGCCCGGCTGGCCCGGCGCAACGGGAAGTACTGGATGGCCATCGTCCCGGCAGAGTTCGTCGAGTTCCCCCCGGAAGTGGAGGCAGAGAAGGTGGCGGCCACCACCCCGCAGTGGCCGCACGCGTTCGCCCGCTTCCGCGTTCCCGCCGAGCAGTTCCTGGCAGAATACGACTCCAACCACATCCACGGGGTCTACGGCGACTGGGTGGCGGAACTGGTCTGGTTCTGCCGGATGAGCGGAATCGAGCCGCGCGTCTTCGCCTGA
- a CDS encoding LacI family DNA-binding transcriptional regulator — protein sequence MATLKDVARKAGVSVATAARVLGGYGYASLRARERVLRTARQLDYTPNALARGMVKKRTHAIGVIVSDNANPFFAAVVRGVEDVVRRHGYAVILCNSDESPEKEDLYLRILREKQVDGLLLASSGQATPHLRRWLRTGLPLVLVDRRLEGIRADAALVDSVEGARTAVSHLIALGHRRIGIISGPARVFTGRERLAGYRAALEAAGLRADPALVREGDFKQESGYRLAREFLGMKRPPTALFVANNLMTIGAMLALKEAGVRIPQEMAIVGFDDMDWAPILTPTLTAVAQPAYTLGTSAAQLLMQRLENPARPVQEIVLKTRLVVRESCGAVLQRH from the coding sequence ATGGCCACCCTGAAGGACGTCGCGCGCAAGGCCGGGGTGTCCGTGGCCACGGCCGCCCGGGTGCTGGGCGGCTACGGCTACGCCAGCCTGCGTGCGCGGGAACGCGTGCTGCGCACGGCCCGGCAGCTGGACTACACCCCCAACGCCCTCGCCCGGGGGATGGTGAAGAAGCGGACCCACGCCATCGGGGTCATCGTCTCCGACAACGCCAACCCCTTCTTCGCCGCGGTGGTCCGCGGTGTGGAGGATGTGGTGCGGCGCCACGGCTACGCGGTCATCCTGTGCAACAGCGACGAGAGCCCCGAGAAGGAGGACCTCTACCTGCGCATCCTGCGGGAGAAGCAGGTGGACGGGCTGCTCCTGGCATCCAGCGGCCAGGCCACCCCCCACCTGCGCCGCTGGCTGCGCACCGGCCTCCCCCTGGTGTTGGTGGACCGGCGTCTGGAGGGGATCCGGGCGGATGCCGCCCTGGTGGACAGCGTGGAGGGGGCGCGCACCGCGGTGAGCCACCTGATCGCGCTGGGCCACCGCCGTATCGGCATCATCAGCGGCCCGGCCCGTGTCTTCACCGGGCGGGAGCGACTGGCCGGCTACCGGGCGGCGCTTGAGGCGGCGGGCCTGCGCGCCGATCCGGCCCTGGTGCGGGAGGGCGACTTCAAGCAGGAGAGCGGGTATCGGCTGGCGCGGGAGTTCCTGGGGATGAAGCGTCCACCCACGGCCCTTTTCGTGGCCAACAACCTGATGACCATCGGGGCCATGCTGGCCCTGAAGGAGGCCGGGGTGCGCATCCCCCAGGAAATGGCTATCGTGGGCTTCGACGACATGGACTGGGCGCCGATCCTGACACCCACCCTGACCGCGGTGGCCCAGCCGGCGTACACCCTGGGGACCAGCGCGGCCCAGTTGCTGATGCAGCGGCTGGAGAACCCTGCGCGGCCGGTGCAGGAGATAGTCCTCAAGACCCGCCTGGTGGTCCGCGAGTCCTGCGGCGCCGTCCTGCAGCGGCACTGA
- a CDS encoding DUF2283 domain-containing protein, which produces MRIAYDAQADALTLALTDGEVVTSRELAPGLIVNLDGQGRAVAVEVLDASRRIGRQGLREIVINLQDL; this is translated from the coding sequence ATGCGCATCGCCTACGACGCCCAGGCGGATGCCCTTACGCTGGCGCTGACCGACGGAGAGGTTGTCACCAGCCGGGAGCTGGCTCCCGGCCTCATCGTGAACCTGGACGGACAGGGTCGTGCGGTCGCCGTGGAAGTGCTCGACGCCTCGAGACGGATCGGGCGCCAGGGCCTCCGGGAGATTGTGATCAACTTGCAAGATCTCTAG
- a CDS encoding uroporphyrinogen decarboxylase family protein, which yields MTKRERLRAALRGEAVDRPPVALWRHFPREDTRAETLAAAHVRFYATYDWDFLKVTPASGYYGDDWGLHAGYRPNREGTRHYTHRPVRKAADWASLRSLDVTAGVYGRELHTLHLIREALPEEVILATVFSPLTIARTLCGDQALLRYLREQPEVLHQGLTTITEVTQRFAAETLNAGADGIFFATQCATTDYLTEEEYEEFGRPYDLQVLDAAAQAELRLLHLHGVHVMFDLVTDYPVDALNWHDRQTPPTLAEARQRYSGCLAGGLDQETLSRGTPAAVAVQVQDAVAQTGGVRLIIAAGCVTFVDSPAANLHAARQALSPG from the coding sequence GTGACCAAGCGCGAGCGCCTGCGGGCCGCACTGCGCGGGGAGGCTGTGGACCGGCCGCCCGTGGCGCTGTGGCGCCACTTCCCCCGGGAGGACACCAGGGCGGAGACGCTGGCGGCGGCACACGTCCGCTTCTACGCCACCTACGACTGGGACTTCCTCAAGGTGACGCCGGCCAGCGGATACTACGGCGACGATTGGGGGTTGCATGCCGGCTACCGTCCCAACCGGGAAGGCACGCGCCACTACACCCACCGGCCGGTGAGGAAGGCCGCGGACTGGGCCAGCCTGCGGTCGCTGGACGTGACCGCAGGTGTATACGGCCGGGAGCTGCACACGCTGCACCTGATCCGGGAGGCGCTGCCCGAGGAGGTCATCCTGGCCACGGTGTTCAGCCCGCTGACCATCGCCCGGACGCTGTGCGGCGACCAGGCCCTGCTGCGCTACCTGCGCGAGCAGCCAGAGGTGCTGCACCAGGGGCTGACCACCATCACCGAAGTGACACAGCGCTTCGCCGCCGAGACGCTCAACGCCGGGGCAGACGGCATCTTCTTCGCCACCCAGTGCGCCACCACAGACTACCTCACAGAAGAGGAATACGAGGAGTTCGGCCGCCCTTACGATCTGCAGGTCCTGGATGCCGCCGCGCAGGCGGAGCTGCGCCTGCTGCACCTGCACGGCGTCCACGTCATGTTCGACCTGGTCACCGACTACCCTGTGGACGCCCTCAACTGGCACGACCGCCAGACCCCGCCCACGCTGGCCGAGGCCCGCCAGCGCTACTCCGGCTGCCTGGCCGGCGGGCTGGACCAGGAGACCCTCTCCCGCGGGACGCCCGCGGCCGTGGCGGTCCAGGTGCAGGACGCCGTGGCCCAGACGGGCGGCGTCCGTCTCATCATCGCCGCGGGCTGCGTGACCTTTGTGGACTCGCCCGCCGCCAACCTGCACGCCGCGCGGCAGGCCCTCTCCCCCGGCTAG
- a CDS encoding DUF1028 domain-containing protein: protein MSAEARPGTFSIVALDPQSGEIGVAVASKFLAVGAAVPWAQAGAGGIATQAWANLSYGPQGLRLLASGEAAEAALQQLVGPDGNREHRQVGIVDARGRTAAWTGRECLPWAGHRLGEGFTCQGNILVGPDVVEAMAGTFARTPGPLPERLLAALAAGQRAGGDSRGQQSAALLVVKEGGSYGGYLDRYIDLRVDDHPAPVEELQRLLTLHRLYFPAAQRTFTELAGETAREVQRILRRLGYYKGEVTGIYDDATREAFRRFCSVENFEERWRQDHLVDREVLHYLRRRYGAHS from the coding sequence TTGTCGGCTGAGGCTCGCCCGGGGACCTTCTCCATCGTCGCCCTCGACCCACAGAGCGGGGAGATCGGCGTGGCTGTGGCCAGCAAGTTCCTGGCGGTGGGCGCAGCGGTCCCGTGGGCGCAGGCGGGGGCGGGCGGCATCGCCACGCAGGCCTGGGCCAACCTGAGCTACGGTCCGCAGGGGTTGCGCCTGCTGGCCTCAGGAGAGGCTGCGGAGGCGGCGCTGCAGCAACTGGTCGGCCCGGACGGGAATCGCGAACACCGCCAGGTGGGCATCGTGGACGCCCGCGGCCGGACGGCGGCATGGACCGGCAGGGAGTGTCTGCCCTGGGCGGGCCATCGGCTGGGAGAGGGCTTCACCTGCCAGGGGAACATCCTGGTCGGCCCGGACGTGGTCGAGGCCATGGCCGGGACGTTTGCCCGCACGCCCGGGCCGTTGCCGGAACGGCTGCTGGCCGCACTGGCCGCGGGACAGCGCGCAGGCGGAGACAGCCGCGGGCAGCAGTCCGCCGCCCTGCTGGTGGTCAAGGAAGGTGGATCCTACGGCGGGTACCTCGACCGCTACATCGACCTGCGGGTGGACGACCACCCGGCGCCGGTGGAAGAGCTGCAACGCCTGCTCACCCTGCACCGCCTCTACTTTCCCGCGGCACAGCGGACGTTCACGGAGCTTGCCGGGGAGACCGCCCGTGAAGTCCAGCGGATCCTGCGGCGTCTGGGCTACTACAAGGGCGAGGTGACTGGGATCTACGACGACGCCACCCGGGAGGCCTTCCGCCGCTTCTGCAGCGTGGAGAACTTCGAGGAGCGGTGGCGCCAGGACCACCTGGTGGACCGGGAGGTCCTGCACTACCTGCGCCGCCGCTACGGCGCACATTCGTGA
- a CDS encoding Xaa-Pro peptidase family protein, with protein MVDRLASVYGSARERGLRALLVSTPANTYYLSGFRAVTYSRPVLLVLSEDPVLIVPELEAAHARARARVRDIRIYSDLHLGGLRGKSPLHLALDLAVEVLRERGLTQAVGFEPAGLSYEGYAYLRDAAGEVHPGGGLVEAARMVKDQEELELIRKGCTLAEHGMAVEVDASTVGAVEVTIMAEGNAAMLREAAKRFPEDEVAASSRPVSGEKTALPHAIPSGRTLRSGDVVIHGTGCSVNGYYSEDERTIFVEKASAEQRRLFEVMRQAQEAALAAIRPGVRCREVDQAARRVIAEAGLGEAFIHRTGHGIGIDYHELPFFAPGDETVLQPGMVMSVEPGIYIPGVGGFRHSDTIVVTEDGCQVLTAYPRDLESLIVG; from the coding sequence GTGGTCGATCGTCTGGCCTCTGTATACGGAAGCGCCCGGGAGCGCGGCCTGCGGGCGCTGCTGGTCTCCACCCCGGCGAATACCTACTACCTCAGCGGGTTCCGCGCCGTCACCTATAGCCGGCCGGTTCTGCTGGTGCTTAGCGAGGACCCGGTGCTGATCGTACCCGAGCTCGAGGCTGCCCACGCCAGGGCCCGCGCCCGCGTGCGGGACATCCGCATCTATTCCGATCTGCACCTGGGCGGGCTGCGCGGGAAGTCGCCCCTCCACCTGGCACTGGACCTGGCCGTAGAGGTGCTGCGGGAGCGAGGACTCACGCAAGCGGTGGGCTTCGAGCCGGCGGGGCTGAGCTACGAGGGCTACGCCTATCTGCGCGACGCCGCCGGTGAGGTCCACCCAGGCGGCGGGCTGGTGGAGGCGGCGCGGATGGTCAAGGATCAGGAGGAGCTGGAGTTGATCCGCAAAGGATGCACCCTGGCCGAGCACGGCATGGCCGTGGAGGTGGACGCCAGCACCGTGGGGGCCGTGGAAGTAACCATCATGGCTGAGGGGAACGCGGCGATGCTGCGAGAGGCGGCAAAACGCTTCCCCGAGGATGAGGTCGCCGCCAGCTCCCGCCCCGTCTCCGGGGAGAAGACCGCGCTCCCCCATGCCATTCCCAGCGGTCGCACCCTGCGCTCCGGGGACGTAGTGATCCACGGGACCGGGTGCTCGGTCAACGGGTACTACAGCGAAGACGAACGGACCATCTTCGTGGAGAAGGCCAGCGCCGAGCAACGTCGTCTTTTCGAGGTGATGCGCCAGGCGCAGGAGGCGGCCCTGGCGGCCATCCGTCCCGGGGTGCGCTGCCGGGAGGTGGACCAAGCGGCGCGCCGCGTGATCGCCGAGGCCGGCTTGGGCGAAGCGTTTATCCACCGCACAGGCCACGGCATCGGCATCGACTACCATGAGCTTCCCTTCTTCGCCCCGGGGGACGAGACCGTGCTGCAACCCGGCATGGTCATGTCGGTGGAACCAGGTATCTACATCCCTGGGGTGGGCGGGTTCCGCCACTCCGACACCATCGTCGTCACCGAGGACGGTTGCCAGGTGCTTACTGCCTATCCCAGGGATCTGGAGTCGTTGATTGTCGGCTGA
- a CDS encoding GNAT family N-acetyltransferase, translating into MEIGPARPQDIDGILDLWGELATFHAQLDPAFTPAAGWRPAYAGYLSTLLGRPDARVLVAREQARIVGYGVARITLLPPFFAERRRGFIQDVFTRQGYRRRGIAHRLVTDLLTWLREEDVRTVELTVAINNTEAILLWKSLGFRPYMQHFKRGL; encoded by the coding sequence ATGGAGATCGGACCGGCGCGGCCGCAGGACATCGACGGGATCCTGGACCTTTGGGGCGAGCTGGCTACCTTTCACGCCCAGCTCGACCCGGCCTTTACTCCGGCTGCGGGCTGGCGGCCCGCCTATGCCGGGTACCTGAGCACGCTACTGGGACGGCCCGACGCCCGCGTGCTGGTAGCCCGGGAGCAGGCCCGCATCGTCGGCTACGGCGTCGCCCGGATCACCCTGCTGCCGCCTTTCTTCGCCGAGCGGCGGCGGGGCTTCATTCAGGACGTATTCACCAGGCAGGGGTACCGCCGCCGCGGGATCGCCCATCGCCTGGTCACCGACCTGCTGACCTGGTTGCGCGAGGAAGACGTCAGGACAGTGGAACTGACGGTAGCCATTAACAATACGGAAGCCATTCTCCTGTGGAAGAGCCTGGGCTTCCGGCCCTACATGCAGCACTTTAAGCGGGGTCTATAG